The DNA segment GGTCGGCATGTCGCACAAGATGGACGCCTGGCCCTCGACACTATCCGGCGGGCAGCAGCAGCGCGTGGCAATCGCCCGCGCGCTTGCCCCCTCGCCCCGCGTTCTTCTCTGCGACGAACCCACTTCGGCGCTCGACCCCGAACTCGCCGCTGAAGTCGTCGACGTTCTCGGCCAGCTCGCCAATGAAGGCACCACCATGGTGATGGCAACGCACGACCTGCGCCTCGCCTCGAAAATCGCCACCAGCGTCGTCTTCCTCGAGGCCGGCAACATCGTCGAAACCGGCCCCTCCCGCGCCATCTTCAGCGCCCCGACGCAGGAGCGCACGAAGCGGTTCATCTCGACGCTGAATGCCGGGCACAGCTACGATATTTGAGCGACAGCGCTGCCGGGCATCCATTGCGCCGGAAAAGGCGCATTGACCGCGCACAGCTTTCCGTCTAGCTCTGGTGTCATGAACACGGCACTCGTTCTCGCAGTGGTAGGAAGGCGCATGGGCAGGATGGTGTAACCATCCGGCGAAAGCACCCATGCGCGGTAAGCAGGCTCCTGACGGGGCCTTTTTTATTGCCCTCAATCCGGGCAGCGCCCCGTCAGATCTCCCTCGACTTCCCACTCACGCGACGGACAAGGCCATGACGCGCACCAAAAGCCGCATAGACCATTCAGCCACGCAAGCAATCGAAGACACGACCATCGGGCAAGCCGCCGCACAGCCGCGGCTAACGACCCTCATCCTGCTTTCCGCCCTTGCCGTGCTGCCGGTCAACATGATCCTGCCGTCGCTGCCGAAGATATCAGCGGCGTTCCATGCCGATTTCGCCCTCGTGAACCTTTCGGTCGCCGGCTTTTCCATCGTCACCGCGTCCCTTGAGGCCATCGGGGGAGCGATATCGGATCGGTTCGGCCGCCGGCCTGTGGTCCTGACGGCGCTTGCGATCTTCATCATCGCCTCGATCGGCTGCGTTCTCGCGCCCGATATCGGCACCTTTCTCGTTTTTCGCTCGATGCAGGCATGCATCGGGCCGTGCTATTCCGTCGCTCTCGTCGTCATCAAGGAAACATCCGACGAGCACGAGGCCGCCAGCAAATTCGGCTATCTCGCCATGGGATGGGCGCTGGCGCCCATGGTCGGGCCGCTGTTCGGCGGCTCGCTGGACGAGTTTTTCGACTGGCGCGCAAGCTTCGTCGTCCTCGCGATCCTCGGCATCGCCGCCTTCCTCCTCTCCCTGCGTGAATTGACGGGATCGAGAGCGCCCTTATCGGATGCGCGGAGGAACTACCTTGACTCCTATGGACTGCTTTTGCGTTCGGCGCGATTCTGGGCCTATACGCTCTGCATGGCCTGCTCCATGGGCGTGCTCTATATCTTCCTCGGAGGAGCCCCGCTCACGATAGGCGATTCCCTCGGCGGATCGAGCACCAAGCTCGGCTTCTACATGGGCCTGGTTCCCGCCGGGTTCATTCTCGGCAGCTATCTCGCCGGCCGCTACGCCGCGAAAATCCCGCTCGGCAGGATCCTTGTCATCGCGCGGCTTCTGACCTGCATCGGCCTGTCGATCGGCTTGGCACTGTCCCTGTCGGGAATGACGTATATCTGGGCGCTCTTCGGCCCCTGCATGTTCATCGGCATCGGCAACGGTCTCACCATGCCGGCTGCCAACAGTGGTGCAATGTCGGTCCGGGCGGATATGGTCGGCACGGCTGCGGGGCTCGCCGCCGCCATGAGGATCGCGGGCGGCGCCCTCATCGGCTCGATTGGCGGGTTGTTCATCGCGCAATCGGCGACGATCCATACCCTGTTTGCTCTGATGCTGATATCCGCGGTGCTCGCGCTGCTGGCGGCAGTCTGGGCTGCCTTGATCGAGAAGCAGAGATTGTGAGCGAAGAGAGCCTATCCGATGCGCTTGCTCAGTGCACTGGCCGGCGGATGCTTCACACCGGCGAAATCCTGTAGCCGTTGGAAACCAGCTCCACGCGCCCGAAGCCGGTGATGTGGCCGCCTGCGACGATCCAGCCTTCGCAGACAGCATCTTCCAGAGCAGCCCAGCGGGTTCTGACGGCCAGCTCGGGATCGAGATCATAGGCGAGGCCGATCTTCGGATCGCCGGGCTGCAGATCCCCCAAATGCAAGGCATCGCCCCAGATCAGGAGAGAATCGTCGCCACCGCGCAGCAGATAGCCGGTGTGGCCCGGCGTGTGGCCCGGCAGCGGATGCGCCTCTATATCGGGCAGCACTTCGCCAGCACCGATCCGCTTTATGCGGGAGCCATAGACGCGCTGCAGTTGCTCGGCCACCTTGAAGCCGCCGCGCCGCGCCTCCGGCACAGCCTCGCGCGCGACGGGATCGGTGAAGAAGGCGATATCACGGTCCGATACGAACACGTCTGCATGAGGGAAATACGGCTTGTCTCCATCGAACAAGCCAAGCGCATGGTCACCATGAATATGGGTGAGTAAAACGCTCTGGATTTCATCCGGCGCGATCCTCGCTTCATGCAACGCCGATCGCGCATGGCCGTATTTCGGCCCCCAGGAAGTGCCCGTCCCGGCATCGACGAGAAGAACACCGGAAGGCCCGCGCAGGAGAAAGCAGTTCACATCCACCTGAAGCGTCGGCTTACCCCAGCTTTCGATCGCATGTTGCCGGGCAGCATCGCCATCCGTGTGGATCAACACATCCACCGGCGCTTCGAATAACCCGTCGTGCAGAAGAGTAACGTCGTATTGCCCGACATGCAGGGAATAATCGGTCATGGATGCGACTCCGCTCGCGGGCTGCAGAAAGGGGCCGGATGACGAGCCGCCCCCTTTCCGTGTTTTATGGACGCTCAAGCGCCATATACGACGAGCAGATCCTTTGCGTCGATCTGATCGCCGGCTTTCACCAGCACCTCGGAAATCGTGCCGTCCTTCTCCGCATGCAGCGCGGTTTCCATCTTCATCGCTTCGATGGAGACGAGCACGTCGCCGGCCTTGATCGCCTGGCCGGGCGAGACGAAGACAGTGGAGATGACACCCGGCATCGGCGCGCCGACATGGGCGGCATTGCCGGTCTCGGCCTTGCGGCGGATGGCGCTGCCCGACGCACCATGGGCACGGTCCGGCACCTTGATGCGCCGCGGCTGGCCGTTGAGCTCGAAGAACACCGTCACCATGCCCTTCTCGTCGGTCGCCGTCATCGCCTGGTTGACGATGACGAGCGTCTTGCCCCGCTCGATTTCGGCAAACAGCTCGTCGCCTTCCTTCAGACCGTAGAAGTAAGCCGGCGTCGGCAGCACCGAGACCGGGCCATAGGTGTCGGCCGCCAGCGCATAGTCGGTGAAGACCTTCGGATACATCAGGTAGGAGGCGAATTCGAAGTCGTCGACCTTGCGTTCCAGCTTGGTTTCGATCGCCCTACGATCGGCATCGAGATCGGCCTCAGTGAGCAGCGAACCTGGACGGACGGTATAGGGCTTGTCGCCCTT comes from the Rhizobium sp. NXC24 genome and includes:
- a CDS encoding multidrug effflux MFS transporter: MTRTKSRIDHSATQAIEDTTIGQAAAQPRLTTLILLSALAVLPVNMILPSLPKISAAFHADFALVNLSVAGFSIVTASLEAIGGAISDRFGRRPVVLTALAIFIIASIGCVLAPDIGTFLVFRSMQACIGPCYSVALVVIKETSDEHEAASKFGYLAMGWALAPMVGPLFGGSLDEFFDWRASFVVLAILGIAAFLLSLRELTGSRAPLSDARRNYLDSYGLLLRSARFWAYTLCMACSMGVLYIFLGGAPLTIGDSLGGSSTKLGFYMGLVPAGFILGSYLAGRYAAKIPLGRILVIARLLTCIGLSIGLALSLSGMTYIWALFGPCMFIGIGNGLTMPAANSGAMSVRADMVGTAAGLAAAMRIAGGALIGSIGGLFIAQSATIHTLFALMLISAVLALLAAVWAALIEKQRL
- a CDS encoding MBL fold metallo-hydrolase — translated: MTDYSLHVGQYDVTLLHDGLFEAPVDVLIHTDGDAARQHAIESWGKPTLQVDVNCFLLRGPSGVLLVDAGTGTSWGPKYGHARSALHEARIAPDEIQSVLLTHIHGDHALGLFDGDKPYFPHADVFVSDRDIAFFTDPVAREAVPEARRGGFKVAEQLQRVYGSRIKRIGAGEVLPDIEAHPLPGHTPGHTGYLLRGGDDSLLIWGDALHLGDLQPGDPKIGLAYDLDPELAVRTRWAALEDAVCEGWIVAGGHITGFGRVELVSNGYRISPV